In Streptomyces sp. NBC_01551, one DNA window encodes the following:
- a CDS encoding endonuclease I family protein — MRIFRRTPWAAGIAAAAVFLVPAAASAGQQRAAAPHADAAAPAAATTATSAVDAYYAGTEGKTGAALKTALHDIIKNQSKVTYDGVWNALKVTDQDPANPNNVILVYSGRSQSKNTNGGGVNDWNREHVWAKSHGDFGTATGPGTDLHHLRPEDVTVNSTRGNKDFDKGGSPVSEAPGSYTDSDSFEPRDAVKGDVARMLLYMAVRYDGGDGFADLEMNDKVNNGSAPLFGKISLLKQWNQADPPDAFEQRRNQVIFDTYQHNRNPFIDHPEWVNSIW, encoded by the coding sequence ATGAGAATCTTCCGTCGTACCCCATGGGCCGCCGGCATCGCCGCCGCGGCCGTGTTCCTCGTACCGGCGGCCGCCTCGGCCGGCCAGCAGCGCGCGGCGGCTCCCCACGCCGACGCGGCTGCCCCGGCCGCCGCGACCACCGCGACCTCGGCCGTCGACGCGTACTACGCCGGCACTGAGGGCAAGACCGGCGCCGCGCTGAAGACCGCGCTGCACGACATCATCAAGAACCAGTCCAAGGTGACCTACGACGGCGTGTGGAACGCGCTGAAGGTGACCGACCAGGACCCGGCGAACCCGAACAACGTCATCCTGGTCTACTCGGGCCGCTCACAGTCCAAGAACACCAACGGCGGCGGCGTCAACGACTGGAACCGCGAGCACGTCTGGGCCAAGAGCCACGGCGACTTCGGCACCGCCACCGGCCCCGGCACGGACCTGCACCACCTGCGGCCCGAGGACGTCACCGTCAACAGCACCCGCGGCAACAAGGACTTCGACAAGGGCGGCAGCCCGGTCTCCGAGGCCCCGGGCAGCTACACCGACTCCGACTCCTTCGAGCCGCGCGACGCGGTCAAGGGCGACGTGGCGCGCATGCTCCTCTACATGGCCGTGCGCTACGACGGCGGCGACGGCTTCGCCGACCTGGAGATGAACGACAAGGTCAACAACGGGTCCGCCCCGCTGTTCGGCAAGATCAGCCTGCTGAAGCAGTGGAACCAGGCGGACCCGCCGGACGCCTTCGAGCAGCGCCGCAACCAGGTCATATTCGACACCTACCAGCACAACCGGAACCCGTTCATCGACCACCCCGAGTGGGTCAACTCCATCTGGTAG
- a CDS encoding MFS transporter, which translates to MPLALLALAIGAFGIGTTEFVIMGLLPEVAADYGVSIPTAGFLVTGYALGVVLGAPLMTVLGTRVPRKRMLMLLMGLFIAGNVLSALAPAFEVMLAGRVVASLAHGAFFGIGSVVAAGLVAPEKKAGAIAMMFTGLTVANVVGVPLGTLVGQNAGWRVTFLIVAALGVLGLLGIAKLVPELPRPEGVRIRHELAAFRNVQVLLAMAMTVLGFGGVFAAITYITPMMTDVAGFADTSVTWLLVLFGLGMVAGNLIGGRFADRALMPMLYVSLGALAVVLAVFTVTAHTKAGAAATVVLIGALGFATVPPLQKRVLDQAAGAPTLASAVNIGAFNLGNALAAWLGGLVIAAGLGWTAPNWVGAALAGSALVLALVSGALARRTAGSRPGGAESRVAAGSTAEAEAVPVRH; encoded by the coding sequence ATGCCTCTCGCACTCCTCGCCCTGGCCATCGGAGCCTTCGGGATCGGCACCACCGAATTCGTGATCATGGGCCTGCTCCCCGAGGTCGCCGCCGACTACGGTGTTTCCATCCCGACGGCGGGCTTCCTGGTCACCGGCTACGCCCTCGGCGTCGTCCTCGGCGCCCCCCTGATGACCGTGCTCGGCACCCGCGTCCCCCGCAAGCGGATGCTGATGCTCCTGATGGGCCTGTTCATCGCCGGCAACGTGCTCTCCGCGCTCGCCCCCGCTTTCGAGGTCATGCTCGCCGGGCGTGTCGTCGCCTCCCTCGCCCACGGTGCCTTCTTCGGCATCGGCTCGGTCGTCGCCGCCGGACTCGTCGCCCCCGAGAAGAAGGCCGGCGCGATCGCGATGATGTTCACCGGCCTGACCGTGGCCAACGTCGTCGGCGTCCCCCTCGGCACCCTGGTCGGCCAGAACGCCGGCTGGCGCGTCACCTTCCTGATCGTCGCCGCGCTCGGCGTACTCGGCCTGCTCGGCATCGCCAAGCTGGTCCCCGAGCTGCCCCGGCCCGAGGGGGTCCGGATCCGCCACGAGCTGGCCGCCTTCCGCAACGTCCAGGTACTGCTCGCCATGGCGATGACCGTCCTCGGCTTCGGCGGGGTCTTCGCCGCCATCACCTACATCACGCCGATGATGACCGACGTCGCCGGGTTCGCCGACACTTCCGTGACCTGGCTGCTCGTGCTCTTCGGCCTCGGCATGGTCGCCGGGAACCTGATCGGCGGCCGCTTCGCCGACCGGGCGCTGATGCCGATGCTGTACGTGTCGCTGGGCGCGCTGGCCGTCGTACTGGCCGTGTTCACCGTCACCGCCCACACGAAGGCCGGCGCCGCCGCCACCGTCGTCCTGATCGGGGCGCTCGGCTTCGCCACCGTGCCGCCGCTGCAGAAGCGGGTCCTGGACCAGGCCGCGGGCGCCCCGACGCTGGCCTCCGCCGTCAACATCGGAGCCTTCAACCTCGGCAACGCCCTCGCCGCCTGGCTGGGCGGGCTCGTCATCGCCGCCGGGCTCGGCTGGACCGCCCCGAACTGGGTGGGCGCGGCGCTGGCCGGCTCCGCGCTGGTCCTGGCCCTCGTCTCCGGCGCGCTGGCGCGCCGCACGGCCGGGTCGCGCCCGGGCGGCGCCGAAAGCCGCGTCGCCGCGGGCTCGACGGCCGAGGCCGAGGCCGTGCCGGTCCGCCACTGA
- a CDS encoding DMT family transporter, with protein sequence MEPLTTHPAPATLVPSAPPAPSASLRDLAPGIAGMALVGSSVTVSRSLVDAPLFATQAVRYAAAALILLALARAARVRLLLPRGREWLWLAGIAATGLVLFNVAVVRGVAHAEPAVIAVAVASVPVLLGVIGPLLEGRRPRRRILLAAPVVVAGAVLVEGTGRTDAAGVAWAALALACEAGFTLLAVPVLRRHGAWGVSLHAVWLGAVMLAGLTLLFERPADLVELGPDQWAAAGYLAVMVTAVAFLLWYRTVAAVGSGRAGLLTGVAPLAAAGAGVLTGGGVPGPAVWLGLAVVLAGLAAGLREPAPSAPRTAP encoded by the coding sequence ATGGAGCCACTCACCACCCACCCCGCACCCGCCACCCTCGTCCCCTCCGCCCCACCCGCCCCCTCCGCCTCGCTGCGCGACCTCGCGCCCGGTATCGCCGGCATGGCCCTGGTCGGCAGCAGCGTCACCGTCTCCCGCTCGCTCGTCGACGCCCCGCTGTTCGCCACCCAGGCCGTCCGCTACGCGGCCGCCGCGCTGATCCTGCTCGCCCTCGCCCGGGCCGCGCGGGTGCGACTGCTGCTCCCGCGCGGCCGGGAATGGCTGTGGCTGGCGGGGATCGCCGCGACGGGCCTGGTCCTGTTCAACGTGGCCGTCGTACGTGGCGTCGCGCACGCCGAACCGGCCGTCATCGCCGTCGCGGTGGCTTCCGTGCCGGTCCTCCTCGGGGTGATCGGCCCGCTGCTGGAGGGCCGTCGGCCCCGCCGCCGGATCCTGCTGGCCGCCCCGGTCGTCGTGGCCGGGGCCGTACTGGTGGAGGGGACCGGCCGCACGGACGCCGCCGGGGTGGCCTGGGCCGCGCTCGCGCTGGCCTGCGAGGCGGGGTTCACGCTGCTCGCGGTGCCGGTGCTGCGGCGGCACGGCGCGTGGGGGGTGTCGCTGCACGCGGTGTGGCTGGGGGCGGTGATGCTGGCGGGGCTCACCCTGCTCTTCGAGCGCCCGGCGGACCTCGTGGAGCTGGGCCCGGACCAGTGGGCGGCCGCCGGGTACCTGGCCGTGATGGTGACTGCGGTGGCCTTCCTGCTCTGGTACCGCACCGTGGCCGCCGTGGGCTCCGGCCGAGCCGGGCTGCTGACCGGCGTCGCCCCGCTCGCCGCGGCCGGCGCCGGGGTCCTGACCGGGGGCGGGGTACCGGGCCCGGCGGTCTGGCTGGGCCTGGCCGTGGTCCTCGCCGGGCTGGCGGCGGGCCTGCGGGAGCCCGCACCGTCCGCGCCGCGCACGGCCCCTTGA
- a CDS encoding DJ-1/PfpI family protein: protein MAVKILIVTGDAAESLEVLYPYQRLREEGYEVHIAAPSVKKLRFVVHDFEDGFDTYTEKPGYTWPADLAFADVVTEDYAALVVPGGRAPEYLRNDPEVRRILSAFADADKPIAQICHGPLITAASGALDGRRVTAYPALEPDMKAAGAAFQDAEAVVDGTLVSARAWPDHSAWMREFLKVLRAKAPVS from the coding sequence ATGGCAGTGAAGATCCTCATCGTGACCGGCGACGCGGCGGAGTCGCTGGAGGTCCTCTACCCCTACCAGCGCCTGCGCGAGGAGGGGTACGAGGTGCACATCGCGGCCCCGTCGGTGAAGAAGCTGCGTTTCGTGGTGCACGACTTCGAGGACGGCTTCGACACCTACACCGAGAAGCCCGGCTACACCTGGCCGGCCGACCTGGCCTTCGCCGACGTCGTCACCGAGGACTACGCGGCCCTGGTCGTCCCGGGCGGCCGGGCGCCGGAGTACCTGCGCAACGACCCGGAGGTGCGGCGGATCCTGTCCGCGTTCGCCGACGCCGACAAGCCGATCGCCCAGATCTGCCACGGGCCGCTGATCACCGCCGCGAGCGGCGCCCTGGACGGCCGCCGGGTCACCGCCTATCCGGCCCTCGAGCCGGACATGAAGGCGGCCGGCGCCGCGTTCCAGGACGCGGAGGCCGTCGTCGACGGCACCCTCGTCTCGGCCCGCGCGTGGCCCGACCACTCGGCCTGGATGCGGGAGTTCCTGAAGGTGCTGCGGGCCAAGGCGCCGGTCTCCTGA
- a CDS encoding PLP-dependent aminotransferase family protein, whose product MSRSNESVSQGSKAGSDFLQLDLGRAPLGGRTEWLAGRLRAAIADGTLPVGTRLPASRVLAAELGVSRGLVTEAYQRLAETGQVAGRGRGGTVVVAAPPPAPAAPVRTPDRGGLVDALRAVPCRIDLSPGVPDLTAFPRTAWLQAERRVLGGLTAADFGYGNPQGAPALREAVAGWLARNRGIRADPDEVVIVAGVAQALALLAVVLREDGVRRIAVEDPGSLGARQQLEYGRLETAPVRVDAGGLDVAALRESGAAAVLLTPAHQFPTGVVLDGERRRELLGWAAAGGVVIEDDYDAEHRYDRAPVPALKAMLPERVCYAGSVSKLLAPALRLGWVLAPERYRDAVVQAKRYADLGNAVLAQLVLADLMDSGELERHLRFVRRRHRRRRDAMLRAIAARLPGARVHGAAAGLHLMVTFDEDRFEDTALASAALGLGVKAHPLSWHRLGPGPPGLILGYAAGPAGEIEEGVAVFGEALGTLRRKVFSPGRQPPARSRVVRG is encoded by the coding sequence ATGAGCAGGTCCAATGAGAGCGTGTCCCAGGGGTCCAAAGCCGGATCGGACTTCCTCCAGCTCGACCTCGGCCGGGCCCCGCTCGGCGGCCGCACCGAGTGGCTCGCCGGGCGCCTGCGCGCCGCGATCGCCGACGGCACGCTCCCGGTCGGCACCCGGCTGCCCGCCAGCCGGGTCCTCGCCGCCGAACTCGGCGTCTCGCGCGGCCTGGTCACCGAGGCCTACCAGCGGCTGGCCGAGACCGGCCAGGTGGCGGGGCGCGGCCGGGGCGGCACCGTCGTGGTCGCGGCCCCACCGCCCGCGCCGGCCGCCCCCGTGCGCACCCCGGACCGCGGTGGGCTGGTGGACGCGCTGCGCGCCGTACCCTGCCGGATCGACCTCTCGCCCGGGGTACCCGACCTCACCGCCTTCCCCCGTACCGCCTGGCTCCAGGCCGAACGCCGGGTCCTCGGCGGCCTCACCGCGGCCGACTTCGGCTACGGCAACCCGCAGGGCGCGCCCGCGCTGCGGGAGGCGGTGGCCGGCTGGCTGGCCCGCAACCGCGGCATCCGGGCGGACCCCGACGAGGTGGTGATCGTCGCCGGCGTCGCCCAGGCGCTGGCCCTCCTCGCCGTGGTGCTCCGCGAGGACGGCGTCCGGCGGATCGCGGTGGAGGACCCCGGCTCGCTCGGGGCGCGGCAGCAACTGGAGTACGGGCGGCTGGAGACGGCCCCGGTACGGGTGGACGCGGGCGGCTTGGACGTTGCCGCGCTCCGGGAGAGCGGGGCCGCGGCGGTCCTGCTGACGCCCGCGCACCAGTTCCCGACCGGCGTCGTCCTCGACGGCGAGCGCCGCCGGGAGTTGCTGGGCTGGGCGGCCGCGGGGGGAGTGGTCATCGAGGACGACTACGACGCCGAGCACCGCTACGACCGCGCGCCGGTCCCCGCGTTGAAGGCGATGTTGCCCGAGCGGGTCTGCTACGCGGGCAGCGTGTCCAAACTGCTCGCGCCCGCGCTCCGGTTGGGCTGGGTGCTGGCGCCGGAGCGCTACCGGGACGCGGTGGTTCAGGCCAAGCGGTACGCGGACCTCGGCAACGCGGTGCTGGCGCAGCTGGTGCTGGCCGACCTGATGGACTCCGGGGAGCTGGAACGCCACCTGCGCTTCGTGCGGCGGCGCCACCGCCGCCGCCGGGACGCGATGCTGCGGGCGATCGCGGCCCGTTTGCCGGGAGCCCGGGTCCACGGCGCGGCGGCGGGGCTGCACCTGATGGTCACCTTCGACGAGGACCGCTTCGAGGACACCGCCCTCGCCTCGGCGGCCCTCGGCCTCGGCGTCAAGGCGCACCCGCTGTCCTGGCACCGCCTCGGACCGGGCCCGCCCGGGCTGATCCTGGGCTACGCGGCGGGCCCGGCCGGCGAGATCGAGGAGGGCGTCGCGGTCTTCGGCGAAGCCTTGGGGACACTGCGGCGAAAAGTTTTTTCGCCGGGGCGGCAACCTCCGGCCCGGTCGCGCGTCGTGCGGGGGTGA
- a CDS encoding LAETG motif-containing sortase-dependent surface protein, translating into MKNLKSVTPTARRVAAVTTAAAGVAVALAAGPAFAAQGPSAMPSPVPSVSASTAPAPSVSVPPRGTPTPSRSVPPRGTPTPSRSVPPTSAPSPSVSRAPGSATPSPAPSGVPSAAPSATPGGGEGSELAHTGSSATTMALGAGAVALIAVGGGALYTVRRRVSS; encoded by the coding sequence GTGAAGAACCTGAAGAGCGTCACCCCGACCGCCCGCCGGGTGGCCGCCGTCACCACCGCCGCCGCCGGGGTGGCCGTCGCTCTCGCCGCCGGGCCGGCCTTCGCCGCGCAGGGCCCGTCCGCCATGCCGTCGCCCGTCCCCAGCGTGTCGGCCAGCACCGCCCCGGCGCCCTCCGTCAGCGTCCCGCCGCGCGGTACGCCCACCCCGAGCCGCAGCGTCCCGCCGCGCGGTACGCCCACCCCGAGCCGCAGCGTCCCGCCGACCTCCGCCCCGTCGCCGTCGGTGAGCCGCGCCCCCGGCAGCGCCACCCCGTCCCCCGCGCCGAGCGGCGTCCCGTCGGCCGCGCCCAGCGCCACCCCCGGCGGCGGCGAGGGTTCCGAGCTCGCGCATACTGGCTCCTCCGCCACCACCATGGCCCTCGGGGCCGGCGCCGTCGCGCTGATCGCCGTCGGTGGCGGCGCCCTGTACACCGTGCGGCGCCGCGTCAGCAGCTGA
- a CDS encoding MarR family winged helix-turn-helix transcriptional regulator produces MTVADTATTALSQGWCALSLLHGRIEAHIERALQGGHDLSVREYSLLDVLSRQHTGHLRMQQVADSVVLSQSATTRLVSRLEDRGLLNRFICDTDRRGIYTDVSEAGLELLAAARPTNDAALREALDEAARDPELAPLVAALENMHRTGPSLVAGAARAA; encoded by the coding sequence ATGACGGTCGCGGACACTGCAACCACCGCCCTCTCCCAGGGCTGGTGTGCCCTCTCCCTCCTGCACGGCCGGATCGAGGCGCACATCGAGCGGGCGCTCCAGGGCGGCCACGACCTGAGCGTCCGCGAGTACTCCCTGCTGGACGTGCTCAGCCGCCAGCACACCGGCCACCTGCGGATGCAGCAGGTCGCCGACTCGGTGGTGCTGAGCCAGAGCGCGACCACCCGGCTCGTCAGCCGGCTGGAGGACCGCGGGCTGCTCAACCGCTTCATCTGCGACACCGACCGGCGCGGCATCTACACCGACGTGAGCGAGGCCGGGCTGGAACTGCTCGCCGCCGCGCGGCCGACGAACGACGCCGCTCTGCGGGAGGCTCTGGACGAGGCCGCGCGGGATCCGGAGCTGGCGCCGCTGGTCGCCGCCCTGGAGAACATGCACCGCACCGGGCCGTCCCTGGTGGCGGGCGCCGCCCGGGCCGCCTGA
- a CDS encoding glycoside hydrolase family 20 protein, producing MNQSTRIRRGNVIATATVAALVSLVSVPGCTASPASPGATRSAATGGPTSGVPAASDTDTPEAAAPSPTPSYPLSTAPRTIPAVREHEPARGPGWKPAPDARVVVPPANSAALSDEGKLLAGELGIGYAESAEPRRGDVQLALGAKNSGTPESYTLTVRDGQAHITGPDEAGVFYGTRTLKQAVKSGGSAPEGVVRDAPAKPQRGLNLDIARKHFSPDWIEDRLREMADLKLNQLGLHFSDDQAFRIESDTHPEIVSEPHLTKAQVRKINALAARLHITVVPEIDSPGHLGAVLRAHPDLQLRDVQGRAVKGAVDISNPASAKLVDELLREYQPLFPGGAWHLGADEYQALVYRDPQASFPQLAQAARQRYGPSARVQDLATGWLNDRADVVRPSGKALKAWNDGFFAGGVTSAAKDIQVEYWTGKELGARPPLEYLREGRKLVNLNDEYLYYVLGQPNQFTYPTGQRIYEQWTPLVLRGTTPVPATYADQILGGRLAVWSDLAGAQTQDQVAAGIRLPLAALSQKVWDARTPQQPWTDFKALADRL from the coding sequence ATGAACCAGTCCACGCGGATCAGGAGAGGCAACGTGATCGCGACGGCCACGGTCGCCGCGCTGGTCTCCCTCGTCTCCGTACCGGGCTGTACGGCGAGCCCCGCGAGCCCGGGCGCCACCCGGTCCGCCGCGACGGGCGGCCCGACCAGCGGGGTCCCCGCCGCCTCCGACACGGACACCCCCGAGGCCGCCGCCCCGTCGCCGACACCGTCCTACCCGCTCTCCACGGCCCCGCGCACCATCCCGGCGGTGCGGGAGCACGAGCCGGCCCGCGGCCCCGGCTGGAAGCCCGCCCCCGACGCCCGCGTGGTCGTCCCGCCGGCCAACAGCGCGGCCCTGTCCGACGAGGGCAAGCTGCTCGCCGGCGAACTCGGCATCGGCTACGCGGAGTCAGCCGAACCGCGCCGCGGCGACGTCCAACTCGCCCTCGGCGCGAAGAACTCCGGGACCCCCGAGTCGTACACCCTCACCGTGCGGGACGGGCAGGCGCACATCACCGGCCCCGACGAGGCCGGCGTCTTCTACGGCACCCGCACCCTCAAGCAGGCGGTGAAGAGCGGCGGTTCGGCCCCCGAGGGAGTCGTGCGCGACGCTCCCGCCAAGCCGCAGCGCGGCCTCAACCTCGACATAGCGCGCAAGCACTTCAGCCCCGACTGGATCGAGGACCGGCTGCGCGAGATGGCCGACCTTAAGCTCAACCAGCTCGGCCTGCACTTCTCCGATGACCAGGCCTTCCGGATCGAGTCCGACACGCACCCCGAGATCGTGTCCGAACCGCACCTCACCAAGGCCCAGGTCCGGAAGATCAACGCCCTCGCCGCCCGGCTGCACATCACGGTGGTCCCCGAGATCGACTCGCCCGGCCACCTCGGCGCGGTGCTGCGCGCCCACCCGGACCTCCAGCTGCGCGACGTACAGGGGCGGGCCGTCAAGGGCGCCGTGGACATATCCAACCCGGCGTCGGCCAAGCTCGTGGACGAACTGCTGCGCGAGTACCAGCCGCTGTTCCCGGGCGGGGCCTGGCACCTGGGCGCCGACGAGTACCAGGCGCTGGTCTACCGCGACCCGCAGGCCTCCTTCCCGCAGCTCGCGCAGGCGGCGCGGCAGCGGTACGGGCCCTCGGCGCGGGTCCAGGACCTGGCGACGGGCTGGCTGAACGACCGCGCGGACGTGGTGCGGCCGTCGGGGAAGGCGCTCAAGGCGTGGAACGACGGGTTCTTCGCGGGCGGGGTGACGAGCGCCGCCAAGGACATCCAGGTCGAGTACTGGACCGGTAAGGAGCTGGGCGCCCGGCCGCCGCTGGAGTACCTGCGCGAGGGCCGCAAGCTCGTCAACCTGAACGACGAGTACCTCTACTACGTGCTGGGGCAGCCCAACCAGTTCACGTACCCGACCGGCCAGCGGATCTACGAGCAGTGGACACCGCTGGTGCTGCGCGGTACGACCCCCGTGCCCGCGACGTACGCGGACCAGATCCTGGGCGGCCGGCTCGCCGTCTGGAGCGACCTGGCCGGGGCCCAGACCCAGGACCAGGTCGCGGCCGGCATCCGGCTCCCGCTGGCGGCGCTGTCCCAGAAGGTCTGGGACGCGCGCACGCCGCAGCAGCCGTGGACGGACTTCAAGGCCCTCGCGGACCGGCTCTAG
- a CDS encoding YbjQ family protein: protein MGIEDYSGGPGPQQTGVMVVTTNDVPGYRVEQVIGEVFGLTVRSRHLGSQIGAGLKSMIGGELKGLTKTLVETRNQAMERLIEAAKARGANAVLAMRFDVTDAADVGTEVCAYGTAVVLVPSAG, encoded by the coding sequence ATGGGTATCGAAGACTACAGCGGCGGCCCAGGGCCCCAGCAGACCGGCGTCATGGTCGTCACGACCAACGACGTCCCCGGCTACCGGGTCGAGCAGGTCATCGGGGAGGTCTTCGGCCTCACCGTGCGCTCCCGCCACCTGGGAAGCCAGATCGGCGCGGGCCTGAAGTCGATGATCGGCGGCGAGCTGAAGGGCCTCACCAAGACGCTGGTGGAGACCCGCAACCAGGCCATGGAGCGGCTCATCGAGGCGGCGAAGGCGCGGGGCGCGAACGCGGTGCTCGCGATGCGCTTCGACGTGACCGACGCCGCCGACGTGGGCACCGAGGTGTGCGCGTACGGGACAGCCGTGGTCCTGGTCCCGTCGGCCGGCTGA
- a CDS encoding RNA polymerase sigma factor has product MLHLVSTAGPLAPGHGRERRGPWWWLLRRERPAPAAERRPRQFSYTYGQEQDRSGSGHGDFGQSPTVSALYHAHRLRMVRLAVLLVDDLATAEDVVQDAFTALYRRHGEHITEVDNALGYLRTAVVNTSRSVLRRRRTARAWTPPEAADVPSAEAHVVLDEAHREVLAALGRLTPRRRQVLVLRYWADLSEAEIAATLGISRGAVKSNASRGLDALERILEGRI; this is encoded by the coding sequence GTGCTCCACCTCGTCTCAACCGCAGGCCCCCTCGCTCCCGGTCACGGCCGGGAGCGGCGGGGTCCGTGGTGGTGGCTGCTGCGCCGGGAGCGGCCCGCCCCGGCCGCTGAGCGCCGGCCGCGCCAGTTCTCGTACACCTACGGCCAGGAACAGGACCGCTCCGGCTCCGGGCACGGCGATTTCGGCCAATCTCCCACCGTGAGCGCGCTCTACCACGCGCACCGGCTGCGCATGGTGCGCCTCGCGGTGCTGCTCGTCGACGACCTCGCCACCGCCGAGGACGTGGTGCAGGACGCGTTCACCGCCCTCTACCGGCGGCACGGGGAGCACATCACGGAGGTGGACAACGCGCTCGGCTACCTGCGCACCGCCGTCGTGAACACCTCGCGCTCCGTGCTGCGCCGCCGGCGGACGGCGCGGGCGTGGACCCCGCCCGAGGCCGCCGACGTACCGTCCGCCGAGGCGCACGTCGTCCTCGACGAGGCGCACCGCGAAGTGCTCGCCGCCCTGGGGCGGTTGACGCCGCGCCGGCGGCAGGTGCTGGTGCTGCGCTACTGGGCCGACCTGAGCGAGGCGGAGATCGCCGCCACGCTCGGCATAAGTCGGGGCGCGGTCAAATCGAACGCGAGCCGCGGGCTGGACGCGCTGGAACGGATCCTGGAGGGACGGATATGA
- a CDS encoding response regulator transcription factor — MPSVLVVDDQFLIRSGLTALLTAAPGFEVAGEAADGEEAVRLAAETRPDVVLMDIRMPGTDGIAATERILAQYAERVREPERAENAGRAGEPERVGEPERAGEAGGRGGPKVLVLTTFDSDEHVYRALRVGASGFLVKDTPPDRLLAAIATVHAGEMLFSPRALRGLIDTYAAPVAGAPYPALDTLTPREREVLGLVGAGLANGDIAARLVLSAATVKTHVHRCMSKLALSSRAQAVVVAHEFGLAVRTP; from the coding sequence ATGCCGAGCGTGCTCGTCGTAGACGACCAGTTCCTCATCAGGTCCGGGCTGACCGCGCTGCTGACCGCCGCGCCCGGCTTCGAGGTCGCCGGGGAGGCCGCGGACGGCGAGGAGGCGGTGCGGCTCGCCGCCGAGACCCGCCCCGACGTCGTCCTCATGGACATCCGGATGCCCGGGACCGACGGGATCGCCGCCACCGAGCGGATCCTGGCGCAGTACGCGGAGCGCGTGAGGGAGCCGGAGCGCGCGGAGAACGCGGGGCGCGCGGGGGAGCCGGAGCGCGTGGGCGAGCCGGAGCGCGCCGGGGAGGCGGGCGGACGCGGGGGCCCCAAGGTGCTCGTGCTGACCACCTTCGACTCCGACGAGCACGTCTACCGCGCCCTGCGGGTCGGGGCGAGCGGCTTCCTCGTCAAGGACACCCCGCCCGACCGGCTGCTCGCCGCCATCGCCACCGTCCACGCCGGCGAGATGCTGTTCAGCCCGCGCGCCCTGCGCGGACTGATCGACACCTACGCCGCCCCGGTCGCCGGCGCCCCGTACCCCGCTCTGGACACCCTCACCCCGCGCGAGCGCGAGGTGCTCGGCCTGGTCGGTGCCGGGTTGGCCAACGGCGACATCGCCGCCCGGCTCGTCCTGAGCGCCGCCACCGTCAAGACCCACGTACACCGCTGCATGAGCAAGCTGGCCCTGTCCAGCCGCGCGCAGGCCGTGGTCGTCGCGCACGAGTTCGGGCTCGCCGTCCGGACGCCGTGA
- a CDS encoding heme-binding protein, which produces MSRTAATAATAAARTAVAPLTTEDAELLVAAARAAAERAGVAVSVTVLDAGGHLLAFRRDDRAVLISGETSTRKAFTALQLNAPTADLVDAVQPGGLFHTLPTALDRPLLFIAGGLPVHRDDRLIGAIGVGGGAPDQDHGFAAVALAALEGLTGEPITA; this is translated from the coding sequence ATGTCCCGCACCGCCGCCACCGCCGCCACCGCCGCCGCCCGTACCGCCGTCGCCCCGCTGACCACCGAGGACGCCGAGCTGCTCGTCGCCGCCGCCCGCGCCGCCGCCGAGCGCGCCGGGGTCGCCGTCAGCGTCACCGTCCTCGACGCCGGCGGCCACCTGCTCGCCTTCCGCCGCGACGACCGCGCCGTGCTGATCTCCGGCGAGACCAGTACCCGCAAGGCCTTCACCGCCCTCCAGCTGAACGCCCCGACCGCCGACCTCGTCGACGCCGTCCAGCCCGGCGGGCTCTTCCACACGCTGCCCACGGCCCTCGACCGCCCGCTGCTGTTCATCGCCGGCGGCCTGCCCGTCCACCGCGACGACCGCCTCATCGGCGCGATCGGCGTGGGCGGCGGCGCCCCCGACCAGGACCACGGCTTCGCGGCCGTCGCGCTCGCCGCGCTCGAAGGGCTGACCGGCGAGCCGATCACGGCCTGA